The Arachis hypogaea cultivar Tifrunner chromosome 16, arahy.Tifrunner.gnm2.J5K5, whole genome shotgun sequence genome contains a region encoding:
- the LOC112758721 gene encoding uncharacterized protein, with protein sequence MEGHRIKLWNDFYDPRLSKTEIINNAPEDIAPDQWALFVEYRLKPETQKLCKRNQEIRQKQIIPHTSGAKSIARRRAELTEETGKEVSRVQMWDITHKKTDGSYVNEKAKEIAEKIEAHSSQQPMELTLNSPLDALGVVFGKEHPGRVRGLGMGAVPTIAFKNNTTRISQMNLGSSNDVGTSSTCGPNVQEELDTVKAQLQALVSYIASKEGGKIPIQLAGMFPTQQVSQGLDQESEIPSPKELGSRSSGASNKEA encoded by the exons ATGGAGGGACATAGGATAAAGCTTTGGAATGATTTTTATGATCCGAGGTTGAGTAAAACCGAGATCATAAATAATGCACCAGAAGATATTGCTCCTGATCAATGGGCTTTATTTGTAGAATATCGTTTGAAGCCTGAAACTCAG AAACTTTGTAAGAGGAATCAAGAAATTCGGCAAAAACAAATAATTCCTCATACTTCAGGTGCTAAATCAATTGCAAGAAGAAGGGCTGAATTG ACGGAAGAGACGGGAAAAGAAGTTAGTAGGGTTCAAATGTGGGACATCACTCACAAGAAAACAGATGGAAGTTATGTTAATGAAAAAGCTAAAGAAATAGCG GAGAAGATTGAAGCACATAGCAGCCAACAACCGATGGAATTAACTCTTAATTCTCCTCTTGATGCTCTTGGAGTAGTTTTTGGGAAAGAGCACCCTGGTCGTGTTCGAGGTTTAGGTATGGGAGCTGTTCCAACAATTGCTTTCAAGAACAACACTACAAGGATTAGTCAAATGAATTTAGGTTCTTCAAATGATGTTGGAACATCATCTACTTGTGGTCCAAATGTGCAAGAAGAGTTGGATACCGTTAAAGCGCAATTGCAAGCGCTAGTCTCCTATATTGCTTCTAAGGAAGGAGGTAAAATTCCAATACAATTGGCTGGAATGTTCCCTACTCAACAAGTTTCACAG ggATTGGATCAGGAGAGTGAGATTCCATCACCAAAAGAGTTAGGAAGTAGGTCTTCTGGAGCAAGCAACAAGGAAGCATGA